The following proteins come from a genomic window of Heyndrickxia acidicola:
- a CDS encoding GNAT family N-acetyltransferase has protein sequence MTICIKKCILEDLQLLHEISYETFNDTFKHQNSPENMEVYLEKAFSLTQLEKELSNTYSDFFFIYFNTEIAGYLKVNTNEAQSEKMGNESLEIERIYIRNRYQKQGLGKYLFNKALEIAKERKKMKIWLGVWEKNENAIAFYHKMGFVQTGAHSFYMGDEKQTDYIMTKILR, from the coding sequence ATGACGATATGTATAAAAAAGTGTATCCTTGAGGATTTACAATTACTTCATGAAATTAGTTATGAAACTTTTAATGATACATTTAAGCATCAGAATTCACCAGAAAATATGGAAGTATATTTGGAAAAGGCATTTAGCTTAACACAATTAGAAAAAGAATTATCCAATACCTATTCGGATTTCTTTTTCATTTATTTTAATACAGAAATAGCTGGATATTTAAAGGTTAACACCAATGAGGCACAATCTGAAAAAATGGGGAATGAATCACTTGAAATCGAAAGAATTTATATAAGGAATAGATATCAAAAACAAGGGCTCGGTAAATATCTGTTCAATAAAGCTCTGGAAATAGCAAAAGAGCGTAAAAAAATGAAAATCTGGCTGGGTGTATGGGAAAAAAATGAAAATGCAATCGCCTTTTATCATAAAATGGGGTTTGTCCAAACAGGAGCTCACTCTTTTTATATGGGTGATGAAAAACAAACAGATTATATAATGACCAAAATACTCAGATAA
- a CDS encoding MarR family winged helix-turn-helix transcriptional regulator produces the protein MKEILREIGMIARALDSISNIEFKEYDLTKGQYLYLVRICENPGIIQDKVAEMIKVDRTTAARAIKKLEMNGFIEKKDDVHNKKIKKLFPTDKGKMIYPFIIRENEYSNMVALNGFSESEIETIFKYLQRVRKNIEIDWEFVKKGNKRKY, from the coding sequence ATGAAGGAAATTCTACGTGAAATTGGAATGATTGCGAGGGCATTAGATTCTATCAGCAACATAGAATTTAAAGAATATGACCTTACGAAAGGTCAGTATTTGTACCTTGTGCGAATATGTGAAAATCCAGGAATCATTCAAGATAAAGTAGCTGAGATGATAAAAGTAGACCGAACAACGGCAGCTCGTGCTATAAAAAAACTTGAGATGAATGGTTTTATTGAAAAGAAAGATGATGTACATAACAAAAAAATAAAAAAACTCTTTCCAACAGATAAAGGGAAGATGATATATCCTTTTATAATTAGAGAAAATGAGTATTCCAACATGGTCGCATTAAATGGATTTTCCGAAAGTGAAATAGAAACCATTTTTAAATATCTTCAAAGAGTAAGAAAAAATATAGAAATAGATTGGGAATTTGTCAAAAAGGGAAACAAGAGAAAATATTGA
- a CDS encoding methionine ABC transporter ATP-binding protein: MLVFEDVHKSYGKGKEKRVEALKGIDFMVEKGEIFGIVGFSGAGKSTLIRCVNLLERPTSGKVLINGTDMLSLSQKELRQQRKKIGMIFQQYNLLQSKTIFQNVAMPLILEGRPKQEIEKRVNELLSFVGLEDRADHYPAQLSGGQKQRVGIARALATDPDILLCDEATSALDPNTTNAVLELLRKVRDKLGVTILMITHEMNVIRDICDKVAVIENGMIAEQGPVIEVFTEPVTDIAKSFVRTVLNDSIPPSVQKLIDESSQANPHGVYRIIFKGASTSTPLLSDTAKRFSIDVNVLHGMVTELQGIPFGNLLVELKGDKEEIDRAVAFIQEKDAIIKEVSEDAI, translated from the coding sequence ATGCTGGTATTTGAAGATGTCCATAAATCATATGGCAAAGGCAAAGAAAAGAGAGTAGAAGCCTTGAAAGGCATTGATTTCATGGTGGAAAAGGGTGAAATCTTCGGCATTGTCGGATTCAGCGGTGCAGGAAAAAGTACACTGATTCGCTGCGTTAACCTTTTAGAACGCCCTACTTCCGGCAAAGTGCTGATCAATGGCACAGATATGCTTTCATTATCTCAGAAAGAGCTGCGCCAGCAACGGAAGAAAATCGGCATGATTTTTCAGCAATATAACCTGCTGCAATCTAAGACGATTTTCCAAAATGTGGCCATGCCGCTCATTTTGGAAGGAAGGCCAAAACAAGAAATTGAGAAAAGAGTGAACGAGCTCTTGTCTTTTGTAGGACTTGAAGACCGGGCTGACCACTATCCAGCGCAACTTTCTGGCGGCCAAAAGCAACGGGTGGGCATAGCGCGGGCCCTGGCAACAGATCCTGATATCCTCCTTTGTGATGAAGCAACCTCCGCACTGGACCCGAATACTACGAATGCGGTTCTCGAGCTGCTGCGAAAGGTAAGGGATAAACTCGGCGTCACCATCTTGATGATTACGCACGAAATGAACGTGATCCGTGATATCTGCGATAAGGTCGCTGTCATCGAAAATGGAATGATCGCTGAGCAAGGACCGGTTATTGAGGTGTTTACAGAACCGGTAACCGATATTGCGAAGAGCTTTGTTCGGACGGTTTTAAATGATTCCATTCCGCCTTCCGTTCAAAAATTAATCGATGAAAGCAGTCAGGCCAATCCGCACGGGGTATACCGGATTATTTTCAAAGGTGCTTCTACAAGTACCCCGCTGCTTTCTGATACAGCCAAGCGCTTCTCGATTGATGTAAATGTGCTGCACGGAATGGTGACAGAGCTTCAGGGCATTCCATTTGGGAATCTGCTGGTGGAGCTGAAAGGCGACAAGGAAGAAATTGACCGTGCCGTAGCCTTTATTCAAGAAAAAGATGCGATTATTAAGGAGGTGTCCGAGGATGCCATTTGA
- a CDS encoding methionine ABC transporter permease, whose translation MPFDWSWFWPTFAAAIEQTFYMVIVTLIISVILGIPLGVVLVVTRENGILQNKFIFNILNVIINIFRSVPFIILVVAIIPFTRLIIGTTIGTTAAIVPLVLYTLFYIARLVENSLLEVDSGTIELAQAMGATPWQIIWRFLLPEARSSIVLALTIATIGLIGATAMAGAVGAGGIGDLAITYGYQQFQTGVMVVTVIALVVIVQLVQSIGNLIAKKLRRN comes from the coding sequence ATGCCATTTGATTGGTCCTGGTTCTGGCCTACATTTGCAGCGGCCATTGAACAAACGTTTTATATGGTGATTGTTACGTTAATCATCTCCGTTATTCTGGGAATTCCATTGGGAGTCGTCCTTGTTGTCACACGAGAAAACGGGATACTGCAAAACAAGTTCATTTTTAACATTTTAAATGTCATTATAAATATCTTCCGTTCCGTTCCCTTTATTATTCTAGTTGTCGCCATCATACCGTTTACACGGCTTATAATAGGTACAACCATCGGGACAACCGCAGCCATTGTGCCGCTCGTTCTTTACACACTTTTTTATATTGCACGGCTTGTGGAAAATTCATTACTTGAAGTAGATTCAGGGACAATCGAACTCGCTCAGGCGATGGGTGCCACTCCATGGCAGATCATCTGGCGTTTTCTTCTTCCGGAAGCAAGAAGCTCCATTGTACTGGCACTTACCATTGCCACCATTGGATTAATTGGGGCAACCGCAATGGCAGGGGCAGTTGGAGCCGGCGGTATCGGAGATCTTGCAATTACGTATGGCTATCAGCAATTTCAAACAGGAGTTATGGTCGTCACGGTTATTGCGCTCGTTGTCATAGTCCAGCTTGTTCAATCAATCGGAAACCTGATTGCGAAAAAGCTTAGAAGAAACTAA
- a CDS encoding MetQ/NlpA family ABC transporter substrate-binding protein, translating into MKKIAIILFGLLLVLAGCGSKGGGSASGGKGSQTVKVGTTTSEVPTWNLVKQLAAKKGINVQIVRFDDYVQPNLALDSGQIDLNAFQTVVYFDDFKKQHNLNLSAIGTTSIWPMGIYSKKIKNVSQIKDGDQIIIPNDSTNLGRALLLMQKAGLITMKKGFTGAGGVDNIQSNPKHLKITPVDAAQTARGLDDATASIINCDMAINANLNPTKDPIFHEDASNKAYVNIIAAKTSRKNDKSFQEIVNIYHSKQVTDFIKKQYKGAAIPVVKPISYLSDYKQVQ; encoded by the coding sequence ATGAAGAAAATAGCGATTATTCTTTTCGGCTTGCTTCTTGTGCTGGCGGGCTGCGGTTCCAAAGGCGGCGGGAGTGCATCCGGCGGCAAAGGCAGCCAAACAGTAAAAGTGGGAACAACTACTTCCGAAGTTCCAACCTGGAACCTTGTTAAGCAGCTTGCTGCGAAAAAAGGCATCAATGTTCAAATCGTCCGTTTTGATGACTATGTTCAGCCGAATCTTGCTCTAGACAGCGGTCAAATTGACTTAAATGCATTCCAAACAGTTGTCTATTTCGATGACTTCAAGAAGCAGCACAACCTTAACTTATCTGCTATCGGTACCACTTCCATCTGGCCGATGGGAATCTATTCTAAAAAGATTAAGAATGTAAGCCAAATTAAAGATGGCGACCAAATCATCATTCCAAATGATTCTACAAACCTTGGAAGAGCCTTATTGCTAATGCAAAAAGCAGGTCTTATCACAATGAAAAAAGGATTTACTGGTGCAGGCGGAGTGGACAACATTCAATCTAACCCTAAACACCTGAAAATCACTCCAGTAGATGCGGCACAAACAGCACGCGGACTGGATGATGCTACAGCTTCTATCATCAACTGTGACATGGCGATCAATGCGAATCTGAATCCGACTAAGGATCCAATCTTCCACGAAGATGCAAGCAATAAAGCATATGTAAACATTATCGCTGCGAAAACAAGCAGAAAGAACGATAAATCGTTCCAGGAAATTGTGAACATTTATCACTCTAAACAAGTAACTGACTTCATCAAAAAGCAATATAAGGGTGCAGCGATTCCAGTTGTAAAACCAATTTCATATTTAAGCGACTATAAGCAAGTTCAATAA
- the solA gene encoding N-methyl-L-tryptophan oxidase, whose amino-acid sequence MEKNMIYDAAIIGAGTMGMAAGAFLAGQNRKTLLLDAFDPPHHHGSHHGGTRMIRHAYGEGRQYVSLVKRAQELWEALEKKSGLKILEKTGVLGLGPRDSVFLKETRMAAEKYGLPLEILSSSEVMKRWPGMTMPKDYIGCFEKDSGLVYSENALKAWKEEALEKGASLVTHSPVQRIDPLVDGIIKIVAEAGVFFSKKVIVTAGAWAAKLMPELQLPIQPVRKVMGWFDASENEFGVSRFPSFYVEDRDKMFYGFPTLNGGGLKLGRTDGGQPIDPDQHVQNFGAYPEDEGELRDFLKTYMPEANGGLKEGKTCLMTQSVDHHFIIDYHPEHENIILACGFSGHGFKFGSVMGEVLAELAIHGRTEFDLSLFSIDRFRK is encoded by the coding sequence ATGGAGAAGAATATGATCTATGATGCGGCGATTATTGGGGCAGGAACAATGGGCATGGCAGCAGGTGCTTTTTTAGCGGGACAAAACAGGAAGACGCTGCTGCTTGATGCCTTTGATCCGCCGCATCATCACGGGAGCCATCACGGGGGAACAAGGATGATCCGCCATGCCTATGGGGAAGGCAGGCAGTATGTGTCTTTGGTCAAGCGGGCACAGGAGCTTTGGGAAGCACTCGAAAAGAAGAGCGGATTGAAGATATTGGAGAAAACTGGTGTCCTGGGACTGGGGCCAAGGGATTCCGTTTTTCTGAAAGAAACTAGAATGGCGGCAGAAAAATATGGGCTGCCTCTCGAAATTCTCAGCTCTTCTGAAGTGATGAAAAGATGGCCGGGCATGACGATGCCAAAGGATTACATTGGATGCTTTGAAAAAGATTCCGGACTGGTTTATAGCGAGAATGCACTCAAGGCCTGGAAAGAAGAGGCTCTTGAAAAGGGAGCAAGTCTTGTCACGCATTCACCTGTCCAGAGGATAGATCCATTGGTAGATGGAATCATCAAGATTGTAGCAGAAGCCGGAGTGTTTTTTTCAAAAAAGGTGATTGTGACCGCTGGAGCTTGGGCAGCAAAGCTTATGCCCGAGCTGCAGCTCCCTATTCAGCCGGTACGCAAGGTGATGGGCTGGTTTGATGCCTCTGAAAACGAGTTTGGTGTTTCTCGCTTCCCATCGTTTTACGTAGAGGATAGGGATAAGATGTTTTACGGTTTTCCTACCTTAAATGGCGGAGGGCTGAAGCTGGGGAGAACGGATGGAGGGCAGCCCATCGATCCGGATCAGCATGTGCAAAATTTTGGCGCCTATCCTGAGGATGAAGGGGAGCTTCGTGACTTTCTGAAGACGTATATGCCAGAAGCAAATGGAGGGTTGAAGGAAGGGAAAACCTGTTTGATGACACAGTCCGTTGATCACCACTTCATTATTGATTACCATCCTGAGCATGAAAATATCATTCTGGCATGCGGATTTTCAGGGCATGGCTTCAAGTTTGGAAGCGTGATGGGCGAGGTGCTGGCTGAGCTGGCCATTCACGGCCGTACGGAATTTGATCTTTCTTTGTTTTCGATCGACCGATTTAGAAAGTAG
- a CDS encoding VanZ family protein: MKTRCMVWLLLAIGCMFIIYHTSGTSYSQQDIKPAMEKYISRTAAQLPSIHFSYDHENVSTEQPSVFTHFILRKAGHVTEYAILTFFMMMSIRFSNYPFVLRICASCTAAFLFAWVDEWHRLIVPDRLGSFLDVYTFDLVGIVLCAVFYSMLHVVVQKRDTSLPVQNEEEPEGI; the protein is encoded by the coding sequence ATGAAGACAAGATGTATGGTATGGCTGCTACTGGCAATTGGATGTATGTTTATAATCTATCATACTTCCGGGACATCCTATTCCCAGCAGGACATTAAGCCCGCAATGGAAAAATACATTAGTCGAACTGCAGCCCAATTGCCATCCATTCACTTTAGCTATGATCATGAAAATGTTTCAACCGAGCAGCCATCTGTATTTACTCATTTTATTCTTAGAAAAGCAGGACATGTAACGGAATACGCCATATTAACCTTCTTTATGATGATGTCCATCCGATTTTCAAACTATCCTTTCGTCTTAAGAATTTGCGCAAGCTGTACAGCGGCTTTTCTTTTCGCATGGGTGGATGAATGGCATCGTCTCATTGTACCGGATAGGCTGGGCAGCTTTCTTGATGTGTATACGTTTGATCTGGTCGGAATCGTACTTTGTGCTGTCTTTTATAGCATGCTGCATGTCGTGGTGCAAAAAAGGGACACTTCTCTCCCTGTTCAGAACGAAGAAGAGCCGGAGGGAATATAA
- a CDS encoding DUF5316 family protein: protein MRLFICFLAGMMVAALNFVFAGLHHSMEKVSFYLLISSVVLIAIAILLSGSAVNGDRARANDAFEDSAERRKRFKWVWNFLIMSVPCVISLAIIYTL from the coding sequence ATGCGTTTATTTATATGCTTTTTAGCAGGGATGATGGTTGCTGCGTTGAATTTTGTTTTTGCAGGACTTCATCACTCAATGGAAAAGGTCAGTTTTTACTTACTAATAAGTTCTGTCGTCCTCATCGCCATTGCCATCCTCCTATCAGGATCAGCTGTCAATGGTGACCGGGCGAGAGCAAACGATGCTTTTGAGGATAGCGCTGAGCGCAGGAAACGCTTTAAATGGGTTTGGAATTTTCTTATCATGTCTGTGCCTTGTGTAATCAGTCTGGCAATCATTTATACTCTTTGA
- a CDS encoding LacI family DNA-binding transcriptional regulator has product MNKTGGREIVKISDVAKMAGLSPATVSRVLNNHPYVSEDKKKRVAEAVKKLNYFPNSSAQKLRGQKVDTIAVCMPLLTNPFFAYLLEGIDQAATDAGLQLLVCQTRYEKKKELYYLNLLKSKQVDGIILASIENQWEDIEEYTKHGPVILCNEHCRAANVSQVYLDQVYGGYLGTRYLIESGYNRIAYCRGEYASGLSLERERGYRLAIEEYGLSSREEWVFRNSTDFQSGKQVARNIANMKDKPNAVFTGSDQVAAGIIVEAKRLGFRVPEDLGVIGFDDQPVAEVTVPSLTTIRQPVQEIGKTAMELLIKEFNDELEQPKLVTLPLQLIERASAKQPTN; this is encoded by the coding sequence GTGAACAAGACAGGGGGGAGAGAGATAGTAAAAATTTCTGATGTAGCAAAGATGGCTGGCTTGTCACCGGCAACTGTATCAAGGGTTTTAAATAACCATCCATACGTTTCAGAGGATAAGAAAAAGCGTGTTGCAGAGGCAGTTAAGAAATTGAACTACTTTCCCAATTCATCTGCACAGAAATTAAGGGGCCAGAAGGTGGATACGATTGCGGTTTGTATGCCGCTTCTTACCAATCCATTTTTCGCTTATTTGCTTGAAGGGATCGACCAAGCAGCAACTGATGCAGGGCTCCAGCTTCTCGTTTGTCAAACAAGGTATGAAAAGAAAAAGGAATTGTATTATCTGAATTTATTGAAATCAAAACAAGTGGATGGCATTATTTTAGCTTCCATTGAAAATCAATGGGAGGACATCGAAGAGTATACAAAGCACGGTCCAGTCATTTTATGCAATGAACACTGCCGTGCAGCCAATGTATCTCAGGTCTATTTGGACCAGGTGTACGGAGGGTATCTCGGAACAAGGTACTTAATTGAAAGTGGATACAATCGAATCGCATACTGCAGGGGTGAGTATGCAAGCGGCCTTTCTCTGGAAAGAGAGCGAGGTTATAGGCTTGCGATTGAAGAATACGGTTTATCCAGCCGTGAAGAGTGGGTTTTTCGGAACTCAACGGATTTTCAAAGCGGCAAACAGGTGGCAAGAAACATTGCCAATATGAAGGATAAGCCTAATGCCGTTTTTACCGGAAGCGACCAGGTGGCTGCAGGCATTATCGTAGAGGCTAAGCGCCTTGGATTCAGAGTGCCGGAGGATCTAGGGGTTATCGGATTTGACGATCAGCCTGTTGCAGAGGTTACCGTCCCGTCTTTGACGACGATTCGGCAGCCCGTCCAGGAAATAGGGAAGACAGCCATGGAGCTGCTCATAAAAGAGTTCAATGATGAATTAGAACAACCGAAGCTGGTGACGCTGCCTTTACAATTGATTGAAAGGGCTTCCGCCAAACAACCTACTAATTAA
- a CDS encoding ABC transporter substrate-binding protein: protein MKKLKKAKVLAAAVTLSLGLAACSNSSTTSGSASNTNKSSSGSSNKTVTLIYARGKDSTPGTTKMVEAFEKAYPNIKVKFQQMPSDSGQQHDAYVTALNAKSDTPDVFDMDVVWPAEFAQADYVLPLDRFIQQDNFDLSQYNQGALKAAQFNGKQWALPKFIDAGLLFYRTDLVPKNQVPKTWDDLYKMAEQDKGKGGTKFGYVMQAKQYEGLVCNAIEFVASYGGQFVNNKNQVVVDSPAAIAGLKELVKFATADFVPSNVTNFTEPESDQAFIEGQTPFLRNWPYEYASANDKTKSKIVGKVGIAPLPAGPKGSAAALGGWLAGINKYTKHPKEAWEFLKFMAGPQGQKIDAIYGGNAPTITSLYSDPDVLKANPTFADKNFQNGLNAAVPRPVAANYQKISEIIQIEVSKAIAGKETVEQAAKNMQDQMTKVINNQ from the coding sequence ATGAAAAAGTTGAAAAAAGCCAAGGTTTTGGCTGCAGCTGTAACGCTGTCATTAGGCCTAGCTGCATGTTCCAATTCGAGCACGACGAGCGGAAGTGCATCGAATACGAATAAAAGCTCAAGCGGTAGCAGCAATAAAACCGTTACGCTTATTTACGCAAGAGGAAAAGACTCTACACCGGGTACAACCAAAATGGTGGAAGCATTTGAAAAAGCTTATCCGAATATCAAGGTTAAATTCCAGCAGATGCCATCCGACTCAGGACAGCAGCATGATGCATACGTAACAGCATTAAATGCAAAATCAGATACTCCAGACGTTTTTGACATGGACGTTGTTTGGCCGGCTGAGTTTGCGCAAGCTGATTATGTGCTGCCGCTTGACCGTTTCATCCAACAGGACAATTTTGATTTGAGCCAGTATAACCAGGGTGCCTTAAAGGCAGCACAGTTCAATGGAAAACAATGGGCGCTTCCAAAGTTCATTGATGCAGGCCTTCTTTTCTACCGTACTGACCTTGTACCGAAAAACCAAGTTCCAAAAACGTGGGATGACCTGTACAAAATGGCTGAACAGGATAAAGGCAAAGGCGGTACAAAATTCGGCTATGTGATGCAGGCAAAACAATACGAAGGACTTGTGTGTAACGCTATTGAGTTTGTAGCATCATACGGCGGCCAATTCGTGAACAATAAAAACCAAGTAGTTGTTGACAGCCCTGCCGCTATCGCTGGTTTAAAAGAATTAGTGAAATTTGCAACAGCTGACTTTGTTCCAAGCAACGTAACAAACTTTACAGAACCTGAATCAGATCAGGCCTTTATTGAAGGGCAAACACCATTCCTTCGCAACTGGCCATATGAATATGCAAGTGCCAACGATAAAACGAAATCCAAAATCGTCGGCAAAGTCGGCATCGCTCCGCTTCCAGCAGGTCCTAAAGGCTCTGCAGCAGCTTTAGGCGGATGGCTTGCAGGTATCAACAAGTATACAAAGCACCCTAAAGAAGCATGGGAATTCTTGAAGTTCATGGCTGGACCGCAAGGACAAAAAATTGATGCCATCTACGGCGGAAATGCTCCGACCATTACAAGCCTTTATAGTGATCCAGATGTTCTAAAAGCGAACCCAACATTTGCTGATAAAAACTTCCAAAACGGTTTGAATGCAGCTGTACCTCGTCCTGTTGCAGCAAACTACCAAAAAATATCTGAAATTATTCAAATTGAAGTGTCCAAAGCCATTGCAGGCAAGGAAACTGTAGAACAAGCAGCGAAAAACATGCAGGATCAAATGACAAAAGTCATAAATAATCAATAA
- a CDS encoding carbohydrate ABC transporter permease, whose product MKIEPVKQTLDLPKVVETNKKKSKDKWKAYGLIAPALILILAVSIWPVIQSFYFSLFDLELNSPTKSEAHLKYSFDLERYLDSYPFLIGGIDQEIRNNHAPDQLGKLKANLEALDKQIQTDPDIKDNYKLVNDKLMNYQSVDDSIGIVKMNKNLALSVQKTADSVSKEIGAINKTTKLDQGTKLQGLATGISQTVIKPNFVGIQHYIDNLTNPRFWSSLKNTAIFTVISVFFETILGLGIALLINKAFVGRGLIRATILIPWAIPTAVSGYIWKFLYDGQNGVVALIFQKLGIVHNMADLLTSPAGAMFSVIFSDVWKTTPYMALLLLAGLQTIPESLYEAASIDGAGKWKQFTSITLPLLKTSLLVALLFRTLDAFRVFDLIYVLTGGGPANGTETVSLYAYKTMFSEMDFGNGSALSVLVFICIAIISMIYIKFLGKDLLGDGAGK is encoded by the coding sequence ATGAAAATCGAGCCGGTGAAACAAACATTGGATTTGCCGAAAGTAGTTGAAACGAATAAGAAAAAATCAAAGGATAAGTGGAAGGCTTACGGTCTAATTGCACCTGCACTTATTTTGATCCTTGCTGTATCGATTTGGCCAGTCATCCAATCCTTTTATTTTAGTTTATTTGATCTGGAGCTAAACAGCCCGACGAAATCGGAAGCGCATTTAAAGTACAGCTTTGATCTTGAAAGGTATCTGGACAGCTATCCTTTCTTGATTGGAGGGATTGACCAGGAAATCCGCAATAACCATGCACCGGATCAGCTGGGCAAACTCAAGGCTAATTTAGAGGCACTGGATAAGCAGATTCAAACCGATCCGGATATCAAGGATAACTACAAGCTTGTGAATGACAAGCTGATGAACTATCAATCTGTCGATGACAGCATCGGCATTGTAAAAATGAACAAGAATTTAGCATTATCCGTTCAAAAAACGGCTGACAGCGTGTCAAAGGAAATTGGCGCCATTAATAAAACTACGAAGCTGGACCAGGGGACTAAGCTGCAAGGGCTGGCGACTGGAATCAGCCAAACCGTCATCAAGCCAAACTTTGTTGGCATTCAGCATTATATAGACAATTTAACCAATCCAAGGTTCTGGAGTTCACTGAAAAATACTGCCATTTTCACTGTTATATCCGTCTTTTTTGAAACCATTCTGGGTCTTGGCATTGCTTTGCTCATTAATAAAGCATTCGTTGGGAGAGGGTTAATCCGTGCGACCATTTTAATTCCGTGGGCCATCCCGACAGCAGTATCCGGTTATATATGGAAATTCCTTTATGACGGCCAAAATGGTGTTGTGGCCCTGATTTTTCAGAAATTGGGCATTGTCCATAACATGGCGGATTTATTGACATCTCCTGCTGGAGCGATGTTTTCCGTTATTTTCTCGGATGTATGGAAAACAACTCCTTATATGGCTTTACTCCTTCTTGCAGGCCTGCAGACTATTCCTGAAAGCTTGTATGAAGCAGCATCCATTGACGGCGCAGGCAAGTGGAAGCAATTTACCAGCATCACGCTGCCTTTGTTAAAAACAAGCCTTCTTGTCGCTTTATTATTCCGGACATTGGATGCATTCAGGGTATTTGACCTTATCTACGTGTTGACAGGCGGTGGTCCAGCGAACGGCACGGAAACCGTTTCACTGTATGCTTATAAGACTATGTTCAGCGAGATGGACTTCGGAAACGGCTCAGCATTATCGGTTCTGGTCTTTATCTGTATCGCAATCATATCTATGATTTATATCAAGTTTCTGGGCAAGGATCTTTTGGGTGACGGCGCAGGAAAATAG
- a CDS encoding carbohydrate ABC transporter permease: protein MKKKTGWLFYTLLIAFVFVVMFPFLWMLASSIKPATELFGDKAFTPFTAHPTFENYVSVFKNYPFGHYLWNSFVVASITTIYTVFVASFAAYAIARLDFKGKTFILGLVLSVTMFPQIATISPMYIFLKNLNLTNSYLGLIIPYTTITLPLSIWILVTFFRKIPFDLEEAAKIDGASTMQTYWKVILPLAGPGIFTTAILAFIAAWNEFLFALTINTQDNYKTVPVGIAMFQGQFTIPWGEIAAATVIVTVPLVVLVLIFQRRIVSGLTSGSVKE, encoded by the coding sequence ATGAAAAAGAAAACAGGTTGGCTATTTTACACATTACTCATTGCATTTGTCTTTGTAGTAATGTTCCCATTTCTATGGATGCTGGCAAGCTCCATTAAACCAGCTACAGAGCTATTTGGAGACAAGGCTTTTACACCTTTTACAGCGCATCCTACCTTTGAAAATTATGTTTCAGTCTTTAAAAATTATCCGTTTGGCCACTATTTATGGAACAGTTTTGTGGTCGCTTCGATTACGACCATTTACACGGTGTTTGTGGCATCCTTTGCAGCTTATGCGATTGCCCGCCTTGATTTCAAAGGAAAAACCTTTATTCTTGGCCTGGTGCTCTCGGTCACCATGTTCCCGCAAATTGCGACCATTTCGCCTATGTATATTTTTCTAAAAAATCTAAATCTGACCAATTCTTATTTAGGGCTTATCATTCCTTACACAACCATTACTTTGCCTCTGTCCATCTGGATACTGGTGACGTTCTTTAGAAAAATCCCATTCGATCTTGAGGAAGCTGCCAAAATTGACGGTGCTTCAACGATGCAGACATACTGGAAAGTCATTCTTCCTCTTGCAGGCCCGGGAATTTTTACAACAGCGATTTTGGCCTTTATTGCAGCATGGAATGAATTCCTGTTTGCATTAACCATCAATACGCAGGATAACTATAAAACGGTCCCGGTCGGGATTGCCATGTTCCAGGGGCAGTTCACGATTCCGTGGGGAGAAATTGCAGCTGCTACCGTTATTGTAACGGTTCCGCTTGTTGTATTAGTACTGATCTTCCAGAGAAGAATTGTATCTGGACTAACATCAGGTTCTGTGAAAGAATAA